caagGCACTGTTCTTAGATGATGAGACTAATGATGAAAGGGATTCTATTTAATCAGGACCATGTTCTCCCAAGTGGCAAATCCAGAACCACAGCCTTAAATTCCACAACTAATTTTAGTCTGAAGTTCTACTGTAAGGCACTTCTTGTATGTTGCTTTGCTTTAGATGGTAGTTCCAAGCACAACTTGGTTTTAAGAAAAGTGCATGGTACGTCACACCACTGGTCAGCTTGGTCTGCAAACCATGGTTTAAGGAAATTCACTGCATTATAATGAACATTTTTggagctctgtgctaggcatttaTGCTCTAGTGATGAGGAATTTGTAATTGTTGCTCTTGAAGAGGTAAGAGCAGGGCGAAAATTCTGGATATCTGCTGCCATCTTTGTTTCTAAATCACCTGGAAATATGTTTGTAGGAGACCTAGGGAGAGAGAGTGGCTCAGGCAATAGGGGACCCCAGTTCACCACCCCATATTACCTTCCCATGTGTTGGGCCGTCTGGGGAGGTAGAGGTAGATGAGGCatgtggaggtgggggaaggtaGGTTAGAGTTTGTGGAAGGAAGATTGGGTGAAATGCAGTTTACTAATTTTGGAGCCTATTTGGCAGGGTGTTTATCTAATCTCAGTAAAATCTAATAAGGATTCCAAGTTGTGGTGATGGTACATTAGGGACTCAAGGCCTAAATGAAATGGGTaagtaacatatttaaaaagaggacatgggggtgcctgggtggctcagtgggttaagccgctgccttcagctcaggtcatgatctcagggtcctgggatcgagtcccgcatcgggctctctgctcggcagggagcctgcttccctctctctctttttctgcctgcctctccatctacttgtgatttctctctgtcaaataaataaataaaatcttaaaaaaaataaaataaaaataaaaaggggacaTTATaaagcttctctttctttttctatctttaaggacaaaggagaagaacaaaatggaaagtaTGCTATTTTGCTGGATCTTTCTCACCCTTGGGTGGACCCTCATTGATGGATCTGAAATGGAACAGGATTTTATGTGGCACTTGAGCAAAATACCCCGGGTGACCAGTGAAAGGACTTTCCATCTCACCAGCCCCACCTTTGAGGCAGATGCTAAGATGGTGCTCAGTAGAGTGTGTGGTATTGAATGCCAGAAAGaactcccagctcccagccttTCTGATCTGGAAGATTCTCTTTCCTATGAGACTGTCTTCGAGAATGGCACCCGAACCTTGACCAGAGTGAAAGTTCAAGATGTGGTCCTTGAGCCCCCTCAGAATATCAGCAGGAAAGGGGCATCTGTTAGGAGGAAGAGACAGGTGTACGGCACAGACAGCAGATTCAGCATCTTGGACAAAAAGTTCTTAACCAATTTCCCTTTCAACACAGCTGTGAAGCTCTCCACGGGCTGCAGTGGCATTCTCATTTCCCCCAGCCACGTTCTAACAGCTGCCCACTGTGTGCATGATGGAAAGGACTACATCAAAGGGAGTAAAAAGCTAAGGGTAGGATTGTTGAAGATGAGAAATAAGGGTGCTGGCAAGAAGCGGAGGGGTTCTaagaggagcaggagagaagcCGATGGTGGTGACCAGCGAGAAGGTACCAAAGACAATCTGGAGAGAACCAaggctggaagaagaaaaaaggaatctcATCGGGGTCGGAGAGTTGCTGAGGGGAGGCCTTCCTTCCAGTGGACCCGGGTCAAGAATACCCACATTCCCAAAGGCTGGGctagaggagggaagggagacgCGGCTTTGGACTATGACTATGCTCTTTTGGAGTTGAAGCGTGCTCACAAGAAGAAATACATGGAACTAGGAATCAGTCCGACCATCAAGAAGCTGCCTGGGGGAATGATCCACTTCTCAGGATTTGATCATGATAGGGCCGATCAGTTAGTCTACCGGTTTTGTAGTGTGTCTGACGAATCCAATGATCTCCTCTATCAATACTGCGACGCTGAGTCAGGCTCCACTGGTTCTGGGATCTATCTGCGTCTGAAAGAGCCAGACAAAAAGAATTGGAAGCGCAAAATCATTGCCGTCTATTCAGGCCACCAATGGGTGGATGTCCACGGCGTGCAGAAGGATTACAACGTGGCTGTGCGCATCACTCCCCTCAAGTACGCCCAGATCTGCCTCTGGATTCATGGAGATAATGCCAACTGTACTTATGGCTGACAGAAATCTGCAACAAGTCAATGGATCATCTAAGTCGCAGAGCACACCCGCTATGATTATGGTAGCAAGATCACTTCCTAGGTTATGCCTGGACTTGAACCCtatcaacatttttataaatttagctTTTCAAAATTAGGAGATTTTcgtatgtttaaaaaatacttaggtTTAAATAACTGAAACTAGACGGGCACCTCAATGTCAAGTATATATTCTTCTTTACATGGTGATAAGAATCATTTGGGggaagtcttttatttctttctgccttcttaAGATTAGACACTTTAAAAACTTCAGACTGGTACCATAAATAATACGTGATTTCTTAATGGACTTTTTCTCAGGGTCCTACTCGATCAAGAATCTAATAGGATGCTTGCTAGTTGCATATTAAATGTGAAACTGCATATATAGGTACAGATGGTAACATGATTAGAGTCAGGGTAAAGACAGTAACTTACAACAGCCTGTATTACTTGGAGATGGACCCATTCAGCTCATGCCCTCTGTGTTTATATAGTGTTTTCTGTTGGGTCTGAGAAACTTTGgttgagttgttgttgttgtttttaagaattacAAGATCCAGCAAGCTTTATAAACAAAGCTAGTGACTAatttactgcttt
The sequence above is drawn from the Mustela nigripes isolate SB6536 chromosome 5, MUSNIG.SB6536, whole genome shotgun sequence genome and encodes:
- the PRSS35 gene encoding inactive serine protease 35 encodes the protein MESMLFCWIFLTLGWTLIDGSEMEQDFMWHLSKIPRVTSERTFHLTSPTFEADAKMVLSRVCGIECQKELPAPSLSDLEDSLSYETVFENGTRTLTRVKVQDVVLEPPQNISRKGASVRRKRQVYGTDSRFSILDKKFLTNFPFNTAVKLSTGCSGILISPSHVLTAAHCVHDGKDYIKGSKKLRVGLLKMRNKGAGKKRRGSKRSRREADGGDQREGTKDNLERTKAGRRKKESHRGRRVAEGRPSFQWTRVKNTHIPKGWARGGKGDAALDYDYALLELKRAHKKKYMELGISPTIKKLPGGMIHFSGFDHDRADQLVYRFCSVSDESNDLLYQYCDAESGSTGSGIYLRLKEPDKKNWKRKIIAVYSGHQWVDVHGVQKDYNVAVRITPLKYAQICLWIHGDNANCTYG